One Candidatus Schekmanbacteria bacterium genomic window, TCAATATGCTTTGTCATCCTTTTAATAGTGTAATTATCAAAAGCTGATAAGCAAGCATTCTTTTTAAAAAGGAAATTTATGGGTTAATTTTTTTTGACTTTTTCATTCAAGTTTTTAAACATTTTTGAAAAATGTTCAATTTTTCTTTCTTGAAAGGATATTTATATGGATAAAGAAAAAGATCCTCGCGAAATTGAAACCACTCCTGATTTTTTTAAAGAAGTTATATCTGCAATAAACAAACAATATGCTGAATTAACGATAACAGAAGTTGAAGGTAAATGTCCCTATGGACACAAAGAAGGAGAAAAATTCCGCATATCTGCAATGAATTCAGATGGTCTCTGCGGATCGCTTTACGCAGCTATTGAACCTTCTGTGTTTACTCTTGATTATGGAGGAAATTATCCTTGGGAGCATAAAACAAAATATTTTAAATATGCCTGTCCTGAAATGGGGAAGGTTAAGGTGGAAGTAAGACATAAAGAAAAGGAAGATATTAGAGTCCTAAAAACAAAGAAGCCCGCTGTGGATATGACGGGCAAGGGATATGCCGGAATCGATAAGTACAGAATTTTTGTGGAAATCCTTGGTATTGAGCGCCATTGCACATGGGGACATCGAGTGGGGCATAAATTTGAGATTGACCCTTTTAATGTTGGTAATGTCTGCGGATGTCTCTATTGGTCGGCATATCGATTTATGAATGTTCTTTTTGAGGGAGCAAGTCTTCCTTGGGAAGCAGAAGAGAATATTATTCACGGAATGTGTCCTGATATTCATAATCAGGTTATCTACCGTCTTATCAGAGAGGAAAGAAAATAACTGGAATTAACTTTAATTGTAAAAGAGGAGACTTATGGAAGAAAAAAAAGATTTTTTACCTGAAATGACAAAGGAAATTATAGGCAATGTAGCAAAAGAAGTTAACCGTTATGTGCAGGAGGTTACAATTACCAAAGTGGAGGGAGAATGTCCTTTCGGACATAAAGAAGGAGAAAAACATCTAATTAATTCAACGCATCATAGTACGATTTGCGGTGCCCTATGGCAGGCAAACCACGCCTGTATTTCATCCTTTCACTATGGTGGTGCTATAACTTGGGAGAAAGACCCTACGATTTTTAAGGGGTTATGCCCCGAAGGTGGTAAAGTGGAAATGCAGGTACACACAAGGGAAAGACAAAAGAATGAAAGAGCGACACGTTTCTCTGAATGGCGTGATATGACTGGGAAAGGATATACGGGAATTGATAAGTACAGATTGTTTCTTGAAGTATTTGGAATGGAGCATCATTGTATGTATGGACATAAAGCAGGGCAACGTATTGAGATAGATCCTTTCAATATGGGCGAGGTATGTGGATTCCTTTATTGGAATGCCTATCATCTCATTACTTTACTATTCTCTGGAGGCAATCCTCCTTGGGAGCCAGATCCAAATATAGCACATGGCGTATGCCCTGATATATACAATATGGTTTCTTACCGTTTGATAAGAGAAGAAAGATAGATCGTTTCTTATGCTTTCTTCAGCCGATTTTCTCTTGATGACAGGATTAACCTTTTTCTTATGAAAAGAATCCATATTCCACAGAGAATATCCACTGCCCCTTTCAGGGCAAAGGGACCCCAGTAGCCAAGCTTGTCGAAGGAAATTCCGCCGAGAAAAAGGAAAATGAATGCGCCAAGGGGCTGCATAGCATTAAGTCCTCCCATTACGCTTCCAAGAAGAGGTTTTGGTGATGCATCAGCTGTGAGTGCACTTGCGCTGGCAGTTGCCGCTGAAAATCCTACCCCCATTAAAGTAGTGTAGAGATACATAGGTGATGAAAAGGGGTTTTTTGTAAGCGCTATTAAAGTAAATCCGGCACCTCCCAAGAAAAGACCAAGTATCATCACTTGTCCTCTACCCCATTTATCAAGGAGAATACCAATGATAGGCCATGCAAGCAATGTTGCAACAGACATAACTAATAAAATTATGCCGCCTTTCATTGTTGCCTGTATCGAAGTCATACCAAACTTGTCTGCCACTTTAACCATCCAAACAATCACAAAGGTAGAGATAATCACGATGTCAATCCTTGATACAAAGGTGGTAACATAGCTTGCCACGAGAGCAATGTCTTCAATTACTGTATCAAATATCTTTTTGATGCCTATTTTCTTCGGCTTCTGCTCAGGCATTCTATCGACCACGCCTAAGAGAGTGGCAAAAAGCCCTGCAAAACCAATGCCTGCAGATATGTAAAATAGGTTTGAAAGCCCCATTTTTTTGCCAAGCTGTGCAATTACACCGAAAACTAAAATAGAGCCCAAGCTCATAGTTAATCCGTGGTACGCCATCGCTTTACCTCTATCCTTATTGTATGAATAGTCTGCAACGAGCGTCATTGTTTGAGGAAAAGCAAGTATGAT contains:
- a CDS encoding TIGR04076 family protein, giving the protein MDKEKDPREIETTPDFFKEVISAINKQYAELTITEVEGKCPYGHKEGEKFRISAMNSDGLCGSLYAAIEPSVFTLDYGGNYPWEHKTKYFKYACPEMGKVKVEVRHKEKEDIRVLKTKKPAVDMTGKGYAGIDKYRIFVEILGIERHCTWGHRVGHKFEIDPFNVGNVCGCLYWSAYRFMNVLFEGASLPWEAEENIIHGMCPDIHNQVIYRLIREERK
- a CDS encoding MFS transporter; translated protein: MPPDRENVLKAKTFAGIEIPPELKWSNFLNLYFIAFCAGSIVALPAVLQPAFLKDIINIPQEKAGIINSNLQNMSQIAWFLFVGIAGMFSDKVGRRILAIVGFIFCGISFILFVYIKHIALLIGMGSINEMVILTYITRFLLGIGIILAFPQTMTLVADYSYNKDRGKAMAYHGLTMSLGSILVFGVIAQLGKKMGLSNLFYISAGIGFAGLFATLLGVVDRMPEQKPKKIGIKKIFDTVIEDIALVASYVTTFVSRIDIVIISTFVIVWMVKVADKFGMTSIQATMKGGIILLVMSVATLLAWPIIGILLDKWGRGQVMILGLFLGGAGFTLIALTKNPFSSPMYLYTTLMGVGFSAATASASALTADASPKPLLGSVMGGLNAMQPLGAFIFLFLGGISFDKLGYWGPFALKGAVDILCGIWILFIRKRLILSSRENRLKKA